From the genome of Helicobacter pylori, one region includes:
- the infC gene encoding translation initiation factor IF-3, which yields MSRNEALLNGDINFKEVRCVGDNGEVYGIISSKEALNIAQNLGLDLVLISASAKPPVCKVMDYNKFRYQNEKKIKEAKKKQKQIEIKEIKLSTQIAQNDINYKVKHAREFIESNKHVKFKVVLKGRESQNSKAGLDVLFRVQSMMEDLANPEKEPKTEGRFVSWMFVPKAKEAPKNEKKTKENNPPFNRINLMKGENHAKNED from the coding sequence TTGAGTAGAAACGAAGCGTTGTTAAACGGAGACATTAATTTTAAAGAAGTGCGTTGCGTGGGCGATAATGGCGAAGTGTATGGGATTATTTCTTCCAAAGAAGCGCTAAATATCGCTCAAAATTTAGGTTTGGATTTGGTTTTGATTTCAGCGAGTGCGAAACCTCCCGTGTGTAAGGTGATGGATTATAATAAATTCCGCTACCAAAATGAAAAGAAAATCAAGGAAGCCAAGAAAAAGCAAAAGCAAATTGAAATCAAAGAGATCAAGCTTTCCACTCAAATCGCGCAAAACGATATTAACTACAAAGTCAAGCATGCGAGGGAATTTATTGAATCCAATAAGCATGTCAAATTCAAAGTGGTTTTAAAGGGTAGAGAGAGCCAAAACTCAAAAGCCGGGCTTGATGTGCTTTTTAGAGTCCAAAGCATGATGGAAGATTTAGCCAACCCTGAAAAAGAGCCAAAAACCGAGGGGCGTTTTGTTTCGTGGATGTTTGTGCCTAAGGCTAAAGAAGCCCCCAAAAACGAAAAAAAAACTAAAGAAAATAACCCGCCTTTTAATCGTATTAACCTTATGAAAGGAGAAAATCATGCCAAAAATGAAGACTAA
- the rpmI gene encoding 50S ribosomal protein L35, producing MPKMKTNRGAYKRFKVKKNLIKRGSAFKSHILTKKSPKRKANLNAPKHVHHTNVHSVMSLLCRA from the coding sequence ATGCCAAAAATGAAGACTAATCGTGGCGCGTATAAGCGTTTCAAAGTTAAAAAAAACTTGATTAAGCGTGGCAGTGCTTTTAAAAGTCATATTTTGACTAAAAAAAGCCCTAAGCGTAAAGCCAATCTAAACGCGCCAAAACATGTGCATCATACTAATGTGCATTCTGTCATGTCGTTGCTTTGCAGGGCTTAA
- the rplT gene encoding 50S ribosomal protein L20, protein MRVKTGVVRRRRHKKVLKLARGFYSGRRKHFRKAKEQLERSMYYAFRDRKQKKRDFRSLWVVRINAACRMHNTSYSRFMHALKVANIELDRKVLADMAMNDMQAFTSVLESVKEHL, encoded by the coding sequence ATGAGAGTTAAAACAGGCGTTGTGCGCAGAAGACGCCATAAAAAAGTCTTAAAACTCGCTAGAGGGTTTTATAGCGGCAGAAGAAAGCATTTTAGAAAGGCTAAAGAACAGCTTGAAAGAAGCATGTATTACGCCTTTAGGGATCGCAAACAAAAGAAAAGAGATTTTAGGAGTTTGTGGGTGGTAAGGATCAATGCGGCTTGCAGAATGCACAATACCAGTTATTCGCGCTTCATGCATGCCTTAAAAGTGGCTAACATTGAATTAGACCGCAAGGTTTTAGCAGACATGGCGATGAATGACATGCAAGCTTTTACAAGCGTGTTAGAGAGCGTAAAAGAGCATCTTTAA